One Halobaculum roseum DNA segment encodes these proteins:
- a CDS encoding cupin domain-containing protein translates to MNRVNADDLDWEETDRGEEVGWRRKRLAAAAGGDDLGCSLYELPAGKRAWPFHYHAGNAEALYVLSGEGTLRHADGTTPLRSGDYVALPSGEDGAHRVINDSDGALRYLMVSTMRDPEVLVYPDSDKVGAMAGAAPGGEGERDVSAYFRRGDAVDYWDGEEG, encoded by the coding sequence GTGAACCGCGTCAACGCCGACGATCTCGACTGGGAGGAGACCGACCGCGGCGAGGAGGTGGGGTGGCGCCGCAAGCGACTCGCCGCCGCCGCCGGCGGCGACGACCTCGGGTGTAGCCTCTATGAACTCCCGGCGGGCAAGCGCGCGTGGCCGTTCCACTATCACGCGGGCAACGCCGAGGCGCTGTACGTCCTGTCGGGCGAGGGGACGTTGCGCCACGCGGACGGGACGACACCGCTCCGCTCCGGCGATTACGTCGCGCTCCCGTCCGGCGAGGACGGCGCACACCGGGTGATCAACGACTCCGACGGGGCGCTGCGGTACCTGATGGTCTCGACGATGCGCGACCCGGAGGTGCTCGTGTACCCCGACTCCGACAAGGTGGGCGCGATGGCCGGTGCGGCGCCCGGAGGCGAGGGGGAGCGCGACGTGAGCGCGTACTTCCGCCGCGGCGACGCGGTCGACTACTGGGACGGCGAGGAGGGGTAG
- a CDS encoding thiol-disulfide oxidoreductase DCC family protein — MSVPRLVYDDDCGFCTFVVSHALELGEFEAVGFSELAADDELRARLPDDYEECMHLVTDAAVYSCGEALEAVAKRTGAAGWWLTAAAKGLPKYPQAREKIYRWAADRRDLWGKLARRDSPSNGNASS; from the coding sequence ATGTCCGTCCCCCGCCTCGTGTACGACGACGACTGCGGCTTCTGCACGTTCGTCGTCTCGCACGCGCTGGAGCTGGGCGAGTTCGAGGCCGTCGGCTTCTCCGAGCTGGCCGCGGACGACGAGCTGCGCGCACGACTGCCCGACGACTACGAGGAGTGCATGCACCTCGTCACCGACGCCGCGGTGTACTCCTGCGGCGAGGCGCTCGAGGCCGTCGCCAAGCGCACCGGCGCCGCGGGCTGGTGGCTCACCGCGGCCGCGAAGGGACTGCCGAAGTACCCGCAGGCCCGTGAGAAGATCTACCGGTGGGCGGCCGACCGCAGGGACCTGTGGGGGAAGCTCGCGCGGCGCGACTCGCCGTCGAACGGCAACGCCTCGTCGTAG